One window of the Pseudomonas sp. S04 genome contains the following:
- a CDS encoding ABC transporter permease, with translation MFEQLLQNLGLSAFSLKGFGPLLMQGTWMTIQLSVLSLLVAVLLGLLGASAKLSASRLLRIPAQCYTTLIRGVPDLVLMLLIFYSLQTWLTSLTDLLEWEYIEINPFSAGVITLGFIYGAYFTETFRGAILAVPRGQVEAATAYGLKRGQRFHYVVFPQMMRFALPGIGNNWMVMLKATALVSIIGLADLVKAAQDAGKSTYQLFYFLVLAALIYLLITSASNVVLRWLERRYAAGAREAIR, from the coding sequence ATGTTTGAACAACTCCTACAAAACCTGGGGCTCTCAGCCTTCAGCTTGAAAGGCTTCGGCCCCCTGCTGATGCAAGGCACCTGGATGACCATCCAATTATCGGTACTGTCGCTGCTGGTGGCCGTGTTACTCGGCCTCCTGGGCGCCAGCGCCAAACTTTCAGCTTCCAGACTGCTGCGCATACCCGCGCAGTGCTACACCACGTTGATTCGTGGGGTGCCGGACCTGGTGCTGATGCTGCTGATTTTCTACAGCCTGCAAACCTGGCTGACGTCCCTGACCGACCTGTTGGAATGGGAATACATCGAGATCAACCCGTTCAGCGCCGGGGTCATCACCCTGGGCTTTATCTACGGTGCCTATTTCACCGAAACCTTCCGTGGCGCGATCCTCGCCGTGCCCCGCGGCCAGGTTGAAGCCGCCACCGCTTACGGCCTCAAGCGCGGCCAGCGTTTTCACTACGTGGTCTTCCCGCAGATGATGCGCTTCGCCTTGCCGGGTATCGGTAACAACTGGATGGTGATGCTCAAGGCGACTGCACTGGTGTCGATCATCGGCCTGGCCGACCTGGTCAAGGCCGCCCAGGATGCCGGTAAAAGTACCTACCAGCTGTTTTACTTCCTGGTGCTGGCAGCGCTGATCTACCTGCTGATCACCAGCGCGTCGAACGTTGTCCTGCGCTGGCTGGAACGGCGTTATGCCGCCGGTGCCCGGGAGGCCATACGATGA
- a CDS encoding proline--tRNA ligase — protein MRTSQFLLATQKETPSDAVVISHQLMLRAGMIRKLASGLYTWLPMGLRVMRKVEAVVREEMNAAGSLEVLMPSTQPAELWQESGRWEEYGPELLRFKDRHGRDFCAGPTHEEVITDLMRNELSSYKQLPINLFQIQTKFRDEIRPRFGLMRGREFIMKDAYSFHADQPSLQVTYDRMHQAYCNVFTRLGLKFRPVEADNGSIGGAGSHEFHVLAESGEDDIVFSNGSDYAANIEKAEAVPRETSRPAPSEELRLVDTPETKTIAALVEKFNLPIEKTIKTLIVHAEEAGKLVALVIRGDHELNEIKAANQPGVASPLVMAGDAELRDAIGAGAGSLGPLNLPLPIIIDRSVELMSDFGIGANIDDKHYFGVNWERDLPVPTVADLRNVVAGDPSPDGKGTLEIKRGIEVGHIFQLGNKYSKAMKCEVLGENGKPVTLEMGCYGIGVSRVVAAAIEQGNDEKGIIWSDTLAPFQIALVPLRYETELVREATDKLYAELTAAGFEVLLDDRDKKTSPGIKFADMELIGIPHRIVVSDRGLAEGNLEYKSRTEAEPQALPVADVLSFLQARIRR, from the coding sequence ATGCGCACCAGTCAATTTTTGCTCGCCACACAGAAAGAAACGCCTTCCGATGCGGTCGTCATCAGCCATCAGCTGATGCTGCGCGCCGGCATGATCCGCAAACTCGCCTCGGGCCTGTACACCTGGCTCCCCATGGGCCTGCGGGTAATGCGCAAGGTAGAAGCGGTCGTTCGCGAAGAAATGAACGCCGCCGGCTCTCTTGAAGTGTTGATGCCGAGCACTCAACCGGCTGAGCTGTGGCAGGAATCCGGGCGTTGGGAAGAATACGGCCCTGAGCTGCTGCGCTTCAAGGATCGCCATGGCCGCGATTTCTGCGCCGGTCCGACCCACGAAGAAGTGATCACCGATCTGATGCGCAACGAGTTGAGCAGCTATAAACAGCTGCCAATCAACCTGTTCCAGATCCAGACCAAATTCCGCGATGAAATCCGCCCACGCTTCGGTTTGATGCGCGGCCGCGAATTCATCATGAAGGACGCCTACTCCTTCCACGCCGACCAGCCTTCGCTGCAGGTCACCTATGACCGCATGCACCAGGCTTACTGCAACGTATTCACCCGCCTGGGCCTGAAATTCCGTCCAGTCGAGGCGGACAACGGCTCGATCGGTGGCGCCGGTTCCCACGAGTTCCACGTTCTGGCCGAATCCGGCGAAGACGACATCGTCTTCAGCAACGGCTCCGACTACGCAGCCAATATCGAAAAAGCCGAAGCCGTGCCACGGGAAACCTCCCGTCCTGCGCCAAGCGAAGAGCTGCGCCTGGTGGATACACCAGAGACCAAGACCATCGCGGCACTGGTGGAAAAATTCAATCTGCCGATTGAAAAGACCATCAAGACCCTGATCGTGCACGCCGAAGAAGCCGGCAAGCTGGTTGCCCTGGTCATCCGTGGCGACCACGAACTCAACGAGATCAAGGCCGCTAACCAGCCTGGCGTTGCCAGCCCGCTGGTCATGGCCGGCGACGCCGAACTGCGTGACGCCATCGGCGCCGGCGCTGGCTCCCTGGGCCCATTGAACCTGCCGCTGCCGATCATCATCGACCGCTCGGTGGAGCTGATGAGCGACTTCGGTATCGGTGCCAACATCGACGACAAGCACTACTTCGGCGTCAACTGGGAGCGCGACCTGCCGGTTCCAACCGTGGCCGACCTGCGCAACGTCGTGGCCGGCGATCCAAGCCCGGACGGCAAAGGCACCCTGGAAATCAAGCGCGGCATCGAAGTCGGGCACATCTTCCAGCTGGGCAACAAGTACAGCAAAGCGATGAAGTGCGAAGTGCTGGGCGAGAACGGCAAGCCGGTGACCCTGGAAATGGGTTGCTACGGCATTGGCGTGTCCCGCGTGGTCGCAGCTGCCATCGAGCAGGGCAACGACGAAAAAGGCATCATCTGGAGCGACACCCTCGCGCCATTCCAGATTGCCCTGGTACCGCTGCGCTACGAAACCGAACTGGTACGCGAAGCCACCGACAAGCTCTACGCAGAACTGACTGCGGCCGGCTTCGAAGTGCTGCTGGACGATCGCGACAAGAAAACCAGCCCGGGCATCAAGTTCGCGGACATGGAGCTGATCGGCATTCCTCACCGGATCGTGGTCAGTGATCGCGGCCTCGCCGAAGGCAACCTGGAATACAAGAGCCGTACCGAGGCCGAGCCGCAAGCGCTGCCGGTCGCTGACGTACTGTCGTTCCTTCAGGCTCGCATCCGCCGCTGA
- a CDS encoding ABC transporter permease, which yields MIELLQEYWRPFLYSDGYHITGLAMTMWLLSASICIGFLVSIPLSIARVSPHFYIRWPVQFYTYLFRGTPLYIQLLICYTGIYSLAAIRAQPVLDGFFRDAMNCTILAFALNTCAYTTEIFAGAIRSMNHGEVEAAKAYGLTGWKLYAYVIMPSALRRSLPYYSNEVILMLHSTTVAFTATIPDILKVARDANSATFLTFQSFGIAALIYLAVTFALVGLFRVAERRWLAFLGPTH from the coding sequence ATGATCGAACTTCTGCAAGAGTACTGGCGCCCGTTCCTGTACAGCGACGGCTACCACATCACCGGCCTGGCGATGACGATGTGGCTGCTCAGCGCCTCGATCTGCATCGGCTTCCTGGTGTCGATCCCGCTGTCGATTGCCCGGGTTTCACCGCATTTCTACATCCGCTGGCCGGTGCAGTTCTACACCTACCTGTTCCGTGGCACGCCGCTGTATATCCAGTTGCTGATCTGCTACACGGGGATCTACAGCCTCGCCGCGATCCGCGCGCAACCGGTGCTCGATGGGTTCTTTCGCGACGCGATGAACTGCACGATCCTGGCCTTCGCCCTGAACACCTGTGCCTACACCACGGAGATTTTCGCCGGGGCGATTCGCAGCATGAACCACGGCGAAGTCGAGGCTGCCAAGGCCTATGGCCTGACGGGCTGGAAGCTGTATGCCTACGTAATCATGCCTTCGGCCCTGCGCCGTTCGTTGCCCTACTACAGCAACGAAGTGATCCTGATGCTGCACTCCACCACCGTGGCCTTCACCGCGACCATCCCGGACATCCTGAAAGTCGCGCGGGACGCCAACTCGGCAACCTTCCTGACGTTCCAGTCGTTCGGCATCGCCGCGTTGATCTACCTGGCCGTAACCTTTGCCCTGGTCGGTCTGTTCCGGGTTGCCGAACGCCGCTGGCTGGCATTTCTCGGTCCAACTCACTAG
- a CDS encoding ABC transporter ATP-binding protein: MYKLTIEGLHKSYGSHEVLKGVSLKARTGDVISLIGASGSGKSTFLRCINFLETPNDGAMSLDGQAIRMIKDHHGMRVADEAELQRIRTRLAMVFQHFNLWSHMTVLENISMAPRRVLGVSKKDAEDRARRYLDKVGLATRVADQYPAFLSGGQQQRVAIARALAMEPEVMLFDEPTSALDPELVGEVLRVIQGLAEEGRTMIMVTHEMSFARKVSNQVLFLHQGLVEEQGTPEDVLGNPRSERLKQFLSGNLK; encoded by the coding sequence ATGTACAAATTGACCATCGAAGGCCTGCACAAAAGCTACGGCAGCCATGAAGTCCTCAAGGGGGTGTCGCTCAAGGCCAGGACGGGCGACGTGATCAGCTTGATCGGCGCCAGCGGCTCGGGCAAGAGTACCTTTTTGCGCTGCATCAACTTTCTCGAAACCCCCAACGACGGCGCCATGAGTCTCGATGGCCAGGCAATCCGCATGATCAAGGACCACCACGGCATGCGGGTCGCCGACGAAGCCGAGCTGCAACGCATCCGTACCCGCCTGGCCATGGTTTTCCAGCACTTCAACCTGTGGAGCCACATGACTGTGCTGGAAAACATCAGCATGGCTCCGCGCCGGGTGCTGGGGGTGAGTAAAAAAGACGCTGAGGACCGCGCGCGCCGCTACCTCGACAAGGTCGGCCTGGCTACCCGTGTGGCGGACCAGTACCCGGCATTCCTCTCCGGCGGCCAGCAGCAGCGGGTGGCCATTGCCCGTGCACTGGCGATGGAGCCGGAAGTCATGCTGTTCGATGAGCCGACCTCCGCCCTGGACCCGGAGTTGGTGGGTGAAGTGCTCAGGGTGATCCAGGGGCTGGCCGAAGAAGGCCGGACCATGATCATGGTCACCCATGAAATGAGCTTTGCGCGCAAGGTGTCCAACCAGGTGTTGTTCCTGCACCAGGGCCTGGTGGAAGAACAAGGCACGCCCGAGGATGTACTGGGCAATCCCCGAAGTGAACGGCTCAAGCAGTTCCTCAGTGGCAACCTGAAGTAG
- the dcd gene encoding dCTP deaminase — protein MSIKSDKWIRRMAQEHGMIEPFVERQMRGEGAERLISFGVSSYGYDVRCADEFKVFTNINSATVDPKNFDEKSFVDVKSDVCIIPPNSFALARTVEFFRIPRNVLTICLGKSTYARCGIIVNVTPLEPEWEGHVTLEFSNTTTLPAKIYANEGVAQMLFFESDEECEVSYKDRGGKYQGQRGVTLPRT, from the coding sequence ATGAGCATCAAATCGGACAAGTGGATTCGCCGCATGGCGCAAGAGCACGGCATGATCGAGCCCTTCGTCGAGCGCCAGATGCGTGGCGAAGGCGCCGAACGACTGATTTCCTTCGGGGTGTCGAGCTATGGCTACGATGTGCGCTGCGCCGATGAGTTCAAGGTGTTCACCAACATCAACTCGGCCACCGTCGATCCGAAAAACTTTGATGAGAAGAGCTTCGTCGACGTCAAGAGCGATGTCTGCATCATCCCGCCGAACTCCTTCGCCCTGGCCCGTACCGTTGAGTTCTTCCGCATTCCGCGCAATGTCCTGACCATCTGCCTGGGCAAGAGCACCTACGCGCGCTGCGGCATCATCGTCAACGTCACGCCGCTGGAACCGGAGTGGGAAGGCCACGTGACCCTGGAATTCTCCAACACCACCACGCTGCCGGCGAAGATCTACGCCAACGAAGGCGTGGCGCAGATGTTGTTCTTCGAATCCGACGAAGAGTGCGAAGTCTCCTACAAAGACCGTGGTGGCAAGTATCAGGGCCAACGTGGCGTGACCCTGCCGCGCACCTGA
- a CDS encoding cold-shock protein — MSNRQTGTVKWFNDEKGFGFITPQSGDDLFVHFKAIQSDGFKSLKEGQQVSFIATRGQKGMQAEEVQVI, encoded by the coding sequence ATGTCTAATCGCCAAACCGGTACCGTTAAGTGGTTCAACGATGAAAAAGGCTTCGGCTTCATCACTCCACAATCCGGTGACGACCTGTTCGTTCACTTCAAAGCTATCCAATCCGACGGCTTCAAAAGCCTGAAAGAAGGCCAACAGGTTTCTTTCATCGCTACCCGCGGTCAGAAAGGCATGCAAGCTGAAGAAGTTCAAGTTATCTAA
- a CDS encoding AmpG family muropeptide MFS transporter: MPRKTWRAALAAYASPSTLVLLLLGFAAGLPYMLVFSTLSVWLREAGVARETIGYASLIGLAYAFKWVWSPLLDQWRLPLLGKLGRRRSWLVLSQALVILGLIGMGFCDPQKHLSWLIAIAVVVAFASATQDIAVDAYRLEIADDTRQAALAASYMSGYRVAALLATAGALFFAEGFGSTGFNYQHSAWTGTYVLFGLLMVPALLTSLFMREPPVPLRTQLSAGRYSFVHQLASVFVLIVLLVSVPAMCTQLYNTDFASVLFGDTSLLDLLLEDRAFLRAILYITLTGMCLSTMGRRGLAPVLTPINDFVMRYRWQAFLLLGLIATYRMSDTVMGVMANVFYIDLGFTKDQIAGVSKIFGLIMTLVGAGMGGLLIVRFGILPILFIGGAASAGTNILFVMLADMGANLQMLIATISLDNFSSGLATSAFVAYLSSLTNLKFSATQYALLSSIMLLLPRLIGGYTGVMVEKFGYHDFFIITALLGVPTLILIAIHWFQESRREGPTPTPGPVTNTSTLEES, encoded by the coding sequence ATGCCCCGTAAAACCTGGCGCGCCGCGCTCGCCGCTTATGCCAGCCCCTCGACGCTCGTGCTGTTGCTGCTGGGTTTCGCCGCCGGCCTGCCCTACATGCTGGTATTTTCGACGCTTTCCGTCTGGCTGCGCGAGGCCGGTGTGGCCCGCGAAACCATTGGCTATGCCAGCCTGATCGGCCTGGCCTACGCCTTCAAATGGGTGTGGTCGCCGCTGCTCGACCAATGGCGCCTGCCCTTGCTCGGCAAGCTCGGCCGTCGTCGCTCCTGGTTGGTGCTGTCCCAAGCTTTGGTGATTCTCGGCCTGATCGGCATGGGCTTCTGCGACCCGCAAAAACACCTGTCCTGGCTGATCGCGATCGCGGTGGTGGTGGCTTTCGCCTCGGCCACCCAAGATATTGCCGTCGACGCCTACCGCCTGGAAATCGCCGACGACACGCGCCAGGCTGCCCTCGCCGCCAGCTATATGTCCGGCTATCGGGTGGCCGCCCTGCTGGCAACTGCCGGCGCACTATTCTTTGCCGAAGGCTTTGGCTCCACCGGATTCAATTACCAGCACTCGGCCTGGACCGGCACCTACGTGCTGTTTGGCCTGTTGATGGTCCCGGCGTTGCTGACCAGCCTGTTCATGCGCGAACCGCCCGTACCCTTGCGCACCCAACTGTCCGCCGGACGCTACAGTTTTGTCCACCAACTGGCGTCGGTGTTCGTGCTGATTGTGTTGCTGGTCTCGGTACCGGCGATGTGCACCCAGCTCTACAACACTGACTTTGCCAGCGTGCTGTTCGGCGACACCAGCCTGCTCGACTTGCTGCTCGAAGACCGCGCCTTCCTGCGCGCCATTCTCTACATCACCCTCACTGGCATGTGCCTTTCGACCATGGGCCGCCGCGGCCTGGCGCCCGTGCTGACGCCAATCAACGACTTCGTCATGCGCTATCGCTGGCAGGCATTCCTGCTGCTGGGGCTGATTGCTACCTATCGGATGTCCGATACGGTGATGGGCGTCATGGCCAACGTGTTCTACATCGACCTGGGCTTCACCAAGGACCAGATCGCCGGTGTCAGCAAGATATTCGGCCTGATCATGACCCTGGTGGGTGCCGGCATGGGCGGCCTGCTGATCGTGCGCTTCGGCATCCTGCCCATACTGTTCATCGGCGGCGCGGCGTCGGCCGGCACCAATATCCTGTTCGTGATGCTCGCCGACATGGGCGCCAACCTGCAGATGCTGATTGCCACCATTTCGCTCGACAACTTCAGCTCGGGTCTCGCGACGTCGGCCTTCGTGGCCTATCTGTCGAGCCTGACCAACCTGAAGTTCTCCGCCACCCAATACGCTCTGCTGAGCTCGATCATGCTCCTGCTGCCGCGCCTGATCGGCGGTTATACCGGGGTCATGGTGGAAAAATTCGGCTATCACGACTTCTTCATCATCACCGCCCTGCTCGGCGTGCCGACGCTGATCCTGATCGCCATACACTGGTTCCAGGAAAGCCGGCGCGAAGGTCCGACCCCGACACCTGGGCCCGTGACGAACACCAGCACCCTCGAAGAATCCTGA
- a CDS encoding transporter substrate-binding domain-containing protein, giving the protein MKKALLTLSALALCMAAGSALAKEYKELRFGVDPSYAPFESKAADGSLVGFDIDLGNAICAELKVKCKWVESDFDGMIPGLKANKFDGVISSMTVTEAREKVIDFSSELFSGPTSFVFKKGSGLTADTASLKDKAVGYEQGTIQEAYAKAVLDKAGVKTKAYANQDQVYADLISGRLDASIQDMLQAELGFLKSPQGADYEVSKPVDSPLLPAKTAVGISKGNKELKALLDKGIKALHDDGTYATIQKKHFGDLNLYSGK; this is encoded by the coding sequence ATGAAAAAAGCATTGCTGACCCTTTCTGCACTGGCGTTGTGCATGGCCGCGGGTTCCGCGCTGGCCAAAGAATACAAAGAGTTGCGATTTGGTGTTGACCCCTCCTACGCGCCGTTCGAATCCAAAGCAGCGGACGGCAGCCTGGTGGGCTTCGATATCGATCTGGGCAATGCGATCTGCGCCGAGCTGAAGGTCAAATGCAAATGGGTCGAAAGCGATTTCGACGGCATGATCCCTGGCCTCAAGGCCAATAAATTCGACGGTGTAATCTCTTCGATGACCGTTACCGAGGCCCGCGAGAAGGTTATCGACTTCTCCAGCGAGCTGTTCTCCGGCCCCACTTCATTCGTGTTCAAAAAAGGTTCTGGGCTGACCGCCGATACCGCATCGCTCAAGGACAAGGCTGTCGGCTACGAGCAAGGCACCATCCAGGAAGCGTATGCCAAGGCCGTGCTGGACAAGGCCGGGGTCAAGACCAAGGCTTACGCCAACCAGGACCAGGTCTACGCCGACCTGATTTCCGGGCGTCTCGACGCGTCGATCCAGGACATGCTGCAAGCCGAACTGGGCTTCTTGAAGTCGCCACAAGGCGCCGACTATGAAGTCAGCAAACCCGTTGACAGCCCACTGTTGCCAGCCAAGACCGCTGTCGGTATCTCGAAAGGTAACAAAGAGCTGAAGGCCCTTCTCGATAAAGGTATCAAAGCGTTACACGATGATGGCACCTACGCCACCATTCAAAAGAAACACTTTGGTGATCTGAATCTGTACAGCGGCAAATAA
- a CDS encoding DUF481 domain-containing protein has translation MPSRILLCLAAISACAPALGDTVWLKNGDRLSGKIKLFDGGKLLIQTEYAGAIPIDWKQVKTLESDQELLVKQDAYTGEKAKSLQAADEGKVTLANGETPKTVELASIQQILKPKPVVEDLVWKGNVDVALDYQRAENDTDDYDVDFKTSARHGKWRHTAEGEYNREFQDEVVTTDNWRAEYSLDRFITDQWFWQGRLTYKRDKVEDLSRQRTVGTGPGYQFWDDELGAFSLGSLLNRTDYEYSDGGKDNFYSLAMKWDYNRYLIGRSVEFFTNGEVGKPLSGVADFALDAELGLRYKVTDWASLNLKAERDIISGSDDADFSKTRYTAGFGVTW, from the coding sequence ATGCCGTCCAGAATTCTGCTCTGCCTCGCCGCTATCAGTGCCTGCGCTCCTGCACTCGGCGACACCGTCTGGTTAAAGAATGGCGATCGCCTGAGTGGCAAGATCAAGCTCTTTGACGGCGGCAAACTGCTGATCCAGACCGAATACGCTGGAGCCATCCCGATCGACTGGAAACAGGTCAAGACCCTGGAAAGTGACCAGGAGCTGCTGGTCAAGCAGGATGCCTACACTGGTGAAAAAGCCAAGTCCCTGCAGGCGGCCGATGAGGGCAAGGTCACCTTGGCCAATGGCGAAACCCCCAAGACCGTCGAATTGGCGAGTATCCAGCAGATTCTCAAGCCTAAGCCGGTGGTCGAGGATCTGGTGTGGAAGGGCAATGTCGATGTCGCCCTGGATTATCAGCGGGCGGAAAATGACACCGACGACTATGACGTGGATTTCAAGACTTCCGCCCGACATGGCAAATGGCGTCATACCGCAGAAGGTGAATACAACCGCGAGTTCCAGGATGAGGTCGTGACTACCGACAACTGGCGGGCCGAGTACTCCCTTGACCGCTTCATTACCGATCAATGGTTCTGGCAGGGGCGTTTGACCTACAAGCGCGACAAGGTCGAGGACCTCTCCCGCCAGCGCACGGTCGGTACCGGTCCGGGCTACCAGTTCTGGGATGACGAGCTGGGCGCGTTCTCCCTCGGCTCACTGCTGAACCGCACCGACTACGAATATTCGGACGGCGGCAAAGACAACTTCTATTCGCTGGCGATGAAGTGGGATTACAACCGTTACCTGATCGGCAGGTCGGTGGAATTCTTCACCAATGGTGAAGTCGGCAAGCCGCTGTCGGGCGTCGCCGACTTTGCCCTCGATGCCGAGCTGGGCTTGCGTTACAAGGTCACGGACTGGGCATCGCTCAACCTCAAGGCCGAGCGCGATATCATCAGCGGTTCCGATGATGCCGACTTCAGCAAGACCCGTTACACCGCAGGCTTTGGGGTGACCTGGTAA
- a CDS encoding MGMT family protein gives MSDCENQPQDPAQIRRTALYLTLAQVPEGKVVSYGQLAELAGLGRAARWVGRTLSQLPGDSKLPWHRVLGAGGRISLAVGTPSGDEQRARLRAEGISIQNNRVDIQRHGWRPVEHSG, from the coding sequence GTGAGCGACTGCGAGAACCAACCTCAGGACCCGGCACAAATCCGCCGAACGGCACTCTACCTCACCCTGGCCCAAGTGCCCGAAGGCAAGGTAGTGAGTTACGGCCAACTCGCCGAACTGGCCGGCCTGGGTCGGGCTGCGCGCTGGGTCGGGCGCACCCTGAGCCAATTGCCCGGCGACAGTAAACTGCCCTGGCACCGCGTGCTCGGCGCAGGCGGACGTATCAGCCTGGCCGTTGGCACCCCCTCGGGCGACGAACAACGCGCGCGCTTGCGAGCCGAGGGCATCAGTATCCAGAACAATCGTGTTGATATTCAGCGCCATGGCTGGCGTCCGGTAGAGCACAGCGGTTAG
- a CDS encoding succinylglutamate desuccinylase/aspartoacylase family protein: MRHQIHDLLAPLPGTARQIHSFHFGPTQAQGKVYIQSSLHADELPGMLVAWHLKQRLAQLEAEGRLLSEIVLVPVANPIGLEQVLMDVPLGRYELESGQNFNRWFVDLGETIGHEIEGQLNQDPQHNLALVRRTLRQALLRQSAATQLQSQRLVLQTLACDADMVLDLHCDFEAVTHLYTTPQAWPQVEPLARYIGAEASLLATDSGGQSFDECFTLVWWQLQERFGEHFPIPSGSFSVTLELRGQGDVNHPLASLDCQALIDYLTHFGAIDGRIQPLPDLPYPATPLAAVEPVATPVGGLLVYCVLPGEYLQAGQLIAEIIDPISDRVTPVHCTNEGLLYARSTRRMATAGMVIAHVAGLEAYRTGYLLSP, from the coding sequence ATGCGCCACCAGATTCATGACTTGCTTGCCCCGCTGCCGGGCACCGCACGCCAGATCCACAGCTTCCACTTTGGCCCGACACAGGCCCAGGGCAAGGTCTACATCCAGTCCTCACTACATGCCGACGAACTGCCGGGCATGCTGGTGGCCTGGCACCTCAAGCAACGCCTGGCCCAACTCGAAGCCGAGGGCCGCCTGCTCAGCGAGATCGTGCTGGTACCGGTGGCCAACCCGATTGGCCTCGAACAGGTGTTGATGGACGTGCCCCTGGGTCGCTACGAGCTGGAAAGCGGGCAGAATTTCAACCGTTGGTTTGTCGACCTCGGCGAAACGATCGGTCATGAAATCGAAGGCCAGCTCAACCAGGATCCGCAGCACAACCTGGCACTGGTGCGCCGGACTTTGCGTCAGGCATTGCTGCGCCAAAGTGCCGCCACGCAACTGCAGTCCCAGCGCCTGGTGCTGCAGACCCTGGCCTGCGATGCCGACATGGTGCTGGACCTGCACTGTGACTTCGAAGCCGTCACCCACCTGTACACCACGCCCCAGGCCTGGCCCCAGGTCGAACCGCTGGCGCGCTACATCGGCGCCGAGGCCAGCCTGCTGGCCACTGACTCCGGCGGCCAGTCATTCGATGAGTGCTTCACCCTGGTGTGGTGGCAGTTGCAAGAGCGCTTCGGCGAACACTTCCCGATACCCTCTGGCAGCTTCTCGGTGACCCTGGAGTTGCGTGGCCAGGGCGACGTCAACCACCCACTGGCCAGCCTCGATTGCCAGGCCTTGATCGACTACCTGACGCACTTTGGTGCCATCGACGGCCGAATCCAACCCCTGCCGGACCTGCCCTACCCGGCCACGCCACTGGCGGCGGTGGAGCCGGTCGCGACTCCGGTCGGCGGCTTGCTGGTGTACTGCGTGCTACCGGGAGAGTACCTGCAGGCCGGGCAATTGATCGCCGAGATCATCGATCCGATCAGCGACCGGGTCACGCCGGTCCATTGCACCAACGAGGGCCTGCTGTATGCCCGCTCGACCCGCCGCATGGCCACCGCTGGCATGGTGATCGCCCACGTGGCGGGCCTTGAGGCCTATCGAACCGGCTACCTACTTTCGCCTTGA